From Microcaecilia unicolor chromosome 11, aMicUni1.1, whole genome shotgun sequence, the proteins below share one genomic window:
- the FAM222A gene encoding protein FAM222A has protein sequence MLACLQRSQNPPAQHLICPNKALEPRKCEAMASVHSPRYPSPAELDAYAQKVANSPLTIKIFPTNIRVPQHKHLNRTVNGFDTTGQRYSPYPVLNNGYQGLLAIVKASSKSIVKNSEGKRAKMSPAQVGVAPYPVSSTLVQGQACSGQLNYHSSQKHMEAPVPPNVTVATSVIPITGRNLTLQQSNLPSIQSIIYQINQQCQAQVSQQACQGVVVTNPSPAKHGMANGFTTMAAGAVTYAGTVLQDCRTGADLAVSSNTTVALGPKPAVYPDGMDYLIWQQKHQQLRMYSGGSGGGGAISKSPEMCMGVSRPYTLTSTVEKVSSSPLNCVGLHGNFSVGQYFAPPWNSILVTPTSDCYNPQDLANAHREFGVHPSDGLSSLPSKTLCNTSILSSSLQSLEYLINDIHPPCIKEQMLGKGYETVSVPRLLDHQHAHIRLPVYR, from the coding sequence GTGAAGCCATGGCATCGGTGCATTCTCCAAGGTACCCCAGTCCTGCCGAATTGGACGCCTATGCACAGAAGGTTGCAAACAGTCCTTTAACGATCAAGATCTTTCCTACCAACATCAGGGTCCCACAACACAAGCACCTTAACCGAACTGTGAATGGATTTGATACAACTGGCCAACGGTACAGCCCCTACCCAGTGCTCAATAATGGATACCAGGGCCTGCTGGCTATCGTTAAAGCCTCCAGCAAAAGCATAGTGAAGAATTCAGAGGGCAAGCGGGCTAAAATGTCCCCCGCACAAGTTGGTGTTGCCCCCTACCCAGTGTCAAGCACTTTAGTTCAAGGCCAGGCATGCAGTGGACAATTAAATTACCACAGTAGTCAGAAACACATGGAAGCTCCAGTTCCACCCAACGTGACTGTCGCCACTTCCGTCATCCCCATCACCGGAAGGAACCTAACACTACAGCAGTCAAATTTACCATCCATTCAGAGTATCATCTATCAGATCAATCAGCAGTGCCAGGCTCAGGTTTCACAGCAGGCCTGCCAGGGGGTTGTTGTAACCAACCCTAGTCCAGCCAAGCATGGCATGGCCAATGGCTTTACCACCATGGCTGCAGGAGCTGTGACCTATGCCGGGACGGTTTTGCAAGACTGTCGCACGGGGGCCGATCTGGCAGTGAGTTCAAACACCACTGTGGCTCTAGGGCCAAAGCCAGCTGTGTACCCAGACGGCATGGATTATCTAATATGGCAGCAAAAACATCAGCAGCTCAGAATGtacagtgggggcagtggaggagGGGGGGCAATTAGCAAATCTCCAGAAATGTGCATGGGAGTCTCTCGTCCTTACACCTTAACGAGCACAGTAGAAAAAGTTAGCTCTTCCCCTTTGAACTGTGTTGGTTTGCATGGCAATTTCTCAGTGGGGCAGTATTTTGCTCCACCATGGAACAGCATCTTGGTAACCCCAACTAGCGACTGCTATAATCCACAGGACCTTGCAAATGCCCACCGGGAATTTGGCGTGCATCCGTCCGATGGGCTGTCCAGCCTACCCAGCAAGACGTTGTGCAATACATCCATCCTTAGCAGCAGCCTACAGTCCTTGGAATATCTCATAAATGACATTCACCCACCATGCATCAAGGAGCAAATGTTGGGCAAAGGGTACGAGACCGTGTCCGTTCCCCGGCTTCTGGACCATCAGCATGCTCACATTCGCCTGCCTGTGTATAGATAA